Proteins encoded by one window of Paenibacillus urinalis:
- the coaBC gene encoding bifunctional phosphopantothenoylcysteine decarboxylase/phosphopantothenate--cysteine ligase CoaBC gives MLNGKKIVLGVSGGIAAYKAAALTSKLVQKGAEVHVIMTASAKEFITELTLQSLSRNPVYTDTFDERDASVVSHINLADTADLVLVAPATANVIAKMAHGLADDMLTTTLLATTAPVMVAPAMNVHMYEHPAVIHNMNTLYSRGVHFIEPGVGQLACGYVGKGRLEEPETIVDVIERFFGEEEAGKPLLGKKMVVTAGGTIERIDPVRYITNDSSGKMGVAFAKTAKDMGAEVTLIAANIQVKYPEGITVVPVQSADDMHQAVFERLEQSDIVVKAAAVADYRPMEAAKQKIKKSGETLTLELVKTVDILEALGKAKTHQFLIGFAAETNDLELHAASKLERKNADLIVANDVTQEGVGFGTDTNAVKIFDKQGLVKEIPVTAKEEVARQVLLIAASRMDGRK, from the coding sequence ATGCTGAACGGTAAAAAAATTGTGCTCGGTGTTTCAGGAGGGATTGCAGCTTATAAGGCCGCTGCGCTGACAAGTAAGCTCGTCCAGAAGGGAGCAGAGGTACACGTCATCATGACGGCATCCGCCAAGGAGTTCATTACAGAGCTGACCCTTCAGTCATTATCACGAAATCCGGTATATACAGATACCTTTGATGAACGTGATGCATCCGTTGTCTCACATATAAACCTAGCGGATACAGCAGATCTGGTCCTTGTTGCACCCGCAACAGCGAATGTGATTGCCAAGATGGCTCATGGACTTGCAGATGATATGCTGACAACGACATTGCTGGCAACGACAGCGCCGGTAATGGTCGCGCCTGCCATGAATGTACACATGTATGAGCATCCTGCCGTGATCCATAACATGAATACGTTATATTCACGTGGTGTGCATTTTATCGAGCCGGGTGTAGGACAGCTTGCCTGTGGGTATGTCGGAAAAGGACGGCTCGAAGAGCCTGAGACCATTGTGGATGTAATCGAGCGTTTTTTTGGTGAGGAAGAAGCAGGCAAGCCCCTCTTAGGCAAAAAAATGGTAGTTACTGCAGGCGGTACCATTGAACGAATTGACCCAGTTAGATACATTACCAATGATTCCTCGGGTAAGATGGGAGTTGCTTTTGCCAAAACAGCTAAGGACATGGGCGCAGAGGTCACGTTAATTGCAGCTAATATACAGGTCAAGTACCCAGAAGGAATAACCGTCGTTCCAGTTCAGTCTGCAGATGATATGCATCAGGCAGTATTTGAGCGTTTGGAACAGAGCGATATCGTTGTTAAGGCAGCTGCGGTTGCTGACTATCGTCCGATGGAGGCGGCGAAGCAGAAGATTAAGAAGAGCGGCGAGACGCTCACACTGGAGCTCGTCAAGACGGTTGACATTCTTGAAGCACTGGGAAAAGCCAAAACACATCAATTCTTAATCGGGTTTGCGGCGGAAACCAATGACCTGGAGCTGCATGCAGCATCTAAGCTCGAACGTAAAAATGCGGATCTGATCGTTGCTAATGATGTCACTCAAGAGGGTGTTGGATTCGGGACAGATACGAATGCAGTTAAGATTTTTGACAAGCAGGGCTTGGTCAAGGAAATACCTGTGACGGCCAAAGAAGAAGTAGCACGGCAAGTACTGCTGATTGCAGCCTCCCGAATGGATGGGAGGAAGTGA
- the rpoZ gene encoding DNA-directed RNA polymerase subunit omega, translated as MLYPSIDEMMNKVDSKYSLVVAASRRARQLREGEKSELRNPKSHKQVGIALEEIYGDFVRVEKGHDEEEAEQQDSQS; from the coding sequence ATGCTATATCCATCTATTGATGAAATGATGAACAAGGTAGACAGTAAATACTCTCTGGTGGTTGCAGCTTCGAGACGCGCCAGACAGCTGCGTGAAGGTGAGAAATCCGAACTCAGAAACCCGAAATCCCATAAGCAAGTCGGTATTGCACTTGAAGAGATCTATGGTGATTTTGTGCGTGTGGAGAAAGGTCATGACGAAGAGGAAGCAGAACAACAAGACAGCCAGTCATAA
- the gmk gene encoding guanylate kinase codes for MSKGLLIVLSGPSGVGKGTVCTALRKRVPELIYSVSATTRQPRLGEENGVNYFFKSREQFLDMIEKDQLLEHAEYVGNYYGTPRDFVEETLNSGKDIILEIEVQGALKVKEKFPEGIFVFLLPPSLDELKDRIQGRGTENQATIDHRMSVAEQEISLLQQYDYAVVNDEIDLACKRIESIIIAEHCKINSKSK; via the coding sequence ATGTCTAAGGGATTACTAATTGTATTATCAGGACCGTCCGGTGTAGGAAAAGGAACCGTGTGCACTGCTCTAAGAAAACGAGTTCCTGAACTCATCTATTCAGTGTCAGCGACAACTCGTCAGCCAAGACTTGGTGAAGAGAACGGAGTCAATTATTTTTTCAAGAGTCGAGAGCAGTTTCTTGATATGATTGAGAAGGATCAGCTTCTGGAGCATGCGGAGTATGTAGGCAACTATTATGGAACCCCGCGTGATTTCGTAGAGGAGACTCTTAATTCCGGTAAAGATATCATTTTGGAGATTGAAGTCCAAGGAGCTCTCAAAGTTAAAGAGAAGTTTCCAGAAGGAATTTTCGTATTTCTGCTGCCTCCGTCTCTTGATGAATTGAAGGATCGAATTCAAGGCAGAGGCACCGAGAATCAGGCGACCATTGATCACCGCATGTCTGTAGCCGAGCAGGAGATCAGTTTGCTGCAGCAATATGATTATGCAGTCGTCAACGACGAAATTGATTTGGCTTGCAAACGAATAGAATCGATCATCATCGCCGAACATTGTAAAATAAATAGTAAATCGAAATGA
- the remA gene encoding extracellular matrix/biofilm regulator RemA gives MAIKLINIGFGNIVSANRIISIVSPESAPIKRIIQEARDRHMLIDATYGRRTRAVIITDSDHVILSAVQPETVAHRLSSKDDDNDE, from the coding sequence ATGGCAATTAAACTCATAAATATAGGATTCGGCAATATCGTTTCGGCGAATCGCATCATTTCTATTGTTAGTCCTGAATCCGCCCCAATCAAAAGAATTATACAGGAAGCACGGGATCGTCACATGTTGATTGACGCTACATATGGACGCAGAACTCGTGCGGTAATAATTACAGACAGTGATCATGTGATCCTGTCTGCAGTGCAGCCGGAGACGGTTGCCCATCGTTTATCTTCTAAAGACGATGACAACGACGAATAA
- a CDS encoding YicC/YloC family endoribonuclease, translating to MSFSMTGYGQYLLSYGGYKVQLEVKSVNHRYCEVVFRMPREWSRFEDGLRRMVQRKLARGRIDVFITRELDDSSRGTVLNKQMAASYLEASRELESSFGMKGNLTISEMLQLPGVLVSSEEMSNLTVFEDENWETALQEGLALALDELLDMRSREGSHLAADLKSRILSLQAHHAAMVQLAPAVVTEYRSKLRQRLTEISDAPFDEHRFGMEIAIFADRSNIDEELTRLSSHMAQCEELLTVREPIGRKLDFLIQEMNREVNTIGTKAHHLGLVNLVVEMKAELEKIREQAANLE from the coding sequence ATGTCATTCAGTATGACCGGATACGGTCAATATTTGCTCAGCTATGGCGGGTATAAGGTACAACTTGAAGTTAAATCTGTCAACCATAGATACTGTGAAGTTGTCTTTAGGATGCCAAGGGAATGGAGTCGTTTCGAAGACGGGCTTCGCAGAATGGTACAGCGTAAACTTGCACGAGGCAGAATTGATGTTTTCATTACGAGAGAATTGGATGACAGCAGCAGAGGTACTGTGCTGAACAAGCAGATGGCTGCTTCCTATCTTGAGGCTTCAAGGGAGCTTGAGTCCAGCTTCGGGATGAAGGGGAACCTGACCATTTCAGAGATGCTGCAGCTGCCTGGTGTGTTAGTGAGTTCTGAGGAGATGAGCAATCTTACAGTCTTTGAGGACGAGAACTGGGAGACTGCGCTGCAGGAAGGACTAGCACTTGCACTTGATGAGCTGCTTGATATGCGCTCTCGTGAAGGAAGTCATCTTGCCGCTGATTTGAAGTCGCGAATATTGAGTCTGCAGGCTCATCATGCAGCGATGGTTCAGTTAGCGCCTGCTGTAGTGACGGAGTACCGAAGCAAGCTGAGACAGCGATTAACCGAAATTTCTGATGCACCATTCGATGAACATAGATTTGGTATGGAGATCGCGATTTTTGCCGACCGATCCAACATAGATGAGGAACTGACTCGTCTCTCTAGTCATATGGCTCAGTGCGAAGAGCTGCTCACCGTGCGTGAGCCTATAGGGCGCAAGCTTGATTTCTTGATCCAGGAGATGAATCGTGAAGTCAACACCATCGGCACTAAAGCTCACCACCTGGGGCTGGTTAATCTGGTAGTCGAGATGAAGGCCGAGCTGGAGAAGATCAGAGAACAAGCTGCGAATTTAGAATAG